Proteins encoded in a region of the Streptomyces sp. PCS3-D2 genome:
- the recQ gene encoding DNA helicase RecQ — protein sequence MALPDTSPDASAALQVLHRVFGYSSFRGEQQEIIEQVIDGGDALVLMPTGGGKSLCYQIPALVREGTGVVISPLIALMQDQVNALNALGVRAGFLNSTQDPYERQAVEQAFLADELDLLYLAPERLRTESAQRLLDRGRVSVFAIDEAHCVSQWGHDFRPDYLALSMLHERWPKVPRIALTATATEATHAEIVARLGMEDARHFVASFDRPNIQYRVVGKNNPLKQLLELIRTEHAGDAGVVYCLSRASVEKTAASLVEQGIDAVPYHAGMDARARAANQARFLREEGVVVVATIAFGMGIDKPDVRFVAHLDLPKSVEGYYQETGRAGRDGEPATAWLAYGLQDVVQQRKLIDGSEGDEAHRRSLGMHLDAMLALCETVECRRVRLLAYFGQAGTPCGNCDTCLAPAESWDGTVAAQKLLSTVWRLAKERRQKFGAGQIIDILQGKKTAKVIQFDHDALSVFGVGADLGAAEWRGVVRQLLAQRLLAVEGDYGTLVLTEDSAEVLGGRRSVPMRKEKAPAAPSRKASGSRTGKGARVPVDLPAAAEPVFLALRTWRAETAKEQGVPAYVVFHDATLREIATLLPGTVEELGTVGGVGEAKLAKYAEGVLDTLASCDAGAPGPASARPSESGAPTRPGPAHPASSASSASSAAARSAAPEDDEPPFDLDEMDPPPWDEDGR from the coding sequence ATGGCCCTTCCGGACACATCCCCCGACGCCTCCGCCGCTCTGCAGGTACTGCACCGCGTGTTCGGATACAGCTCCTTCCGCGGCGAACAGCAGGAGATCATCGAGCAGGTGATCGACGGTGGCGACGCGCTCGTGCTGATGCCGACGGGCGGCGGCAAGTCGCTCTGCTACCAGATCCCGGCGCTGGTCAGAGAGGGCACCGGCGTTGTGATCTCGCCGCTGATCGCGCTGATGCAGGACCAGGTGAACGCGCTGAACGCGCTCGGTGTACGGGCCGGCTTCCTCAACTCGACGCAGGATCCGTACGAGCGGCAGGCCGTCGAGCAGGCCTTCCTCGCCGACGAGCTGGACCTGCTGTACCTCGCCCCCGAGCGGCTGCGCACCGAGAGCGCCCAGCGGCTGCTCGACCGGGGCAGGGTGTCGGTCTTCGCCATCGACGAGGCGCACTGCGTCTCCCAGTGGGGCCACGACTTCCGGCCCGACTACCTCGCGCTGTCCATGCTGCACGAGCGCTGGCCGAAGGTGCCGCGGATCGCGCTGACCGCGACGGCCACGGAGGCCACCCACGCCGAGATCGTGGCGCGGCTGGGCATGGAGGACGCCCGGCACTTCGTCGCCAGCTTCGACCGGCCGAACATCCAGTACCGCGTCGTCGGCAAGAACAACCCGCTCAAGCAGCTGCTGGAGCTGATCCGGACCGAGCACGCCGGGGACGCCGGGGTCGTCTACTGCCTCTCCCGGGCGTCCGTGGAGAAGACCGCGGCCTCCCTGGTGGAGCAGGGCATCGACGCCGTGCCGTACCACGCCGGTATGGACGCCCGGGCCCGCGCGGCGAACCAGGCGCGGTTCCTGAGGGAGGAGGGGGTCGTGGTGGTGGCCACCATCGCCTTCGGCATGGGCATCGACAAGCCGGACGTCCGTTTCGTGGCCCACCTCGACCTCCCGAAGTCGGTCGAGGGCTACTACCAGGAGACGGGCCGTGCGGGCCGCGACGGCGAACCCGCCACCGCATGGCTGGCCTACGGCCTTCAGGACGTGGTCCAGCAGCGCAAGCTCATCGACGGTTCCGAGGGTGACGAGGCGCACCGCCGCTCCCTGGGCATGCACCTGGACGCCATGCTGGCGCTGTGCGAGACGGTCGAGTGCCGCCGCGTCAGGCTGCTGGCGTACTTCGGTCAGGCGGGGACGCCCTGCGGGAACTGCGACACCTGTCTGGCGCCGGCCGAGTCCTGGGACGGGACCGTCGCCGCGCAGAAGCTGCTGTCCACCGTGTGGCGGCTGGCGAAGGAGCGGCGGCAGAAGTTCGGCGCCGGCCAGATCATCGACATCCTGCAGGGCAAGAAGACTGCCAAGGTCATCCAGTTCGACCACGACGCCCTCTCGGTGTTCGGTGTGGGGGCGGACCTGGGCGCCGCGGAGTGGCGGGGCGTCGTGCGCCAGCTGCTGGCCCAGCGGCTGCTGGCAGTGGAGGGCGACTACGGCACGCTGGTGCTGACGGAGGACAGCGCGGAGGTGCTCGGGGGGCGCCGCAGCGTCCCGATGCGGAAGGAGAAGGCCCCCGCCGCGCCCTCCCGCAAGGCGTCGGGGTCGCGTACGGGGAAGGGCGCCCGTGTGCCGGTCGACCTGCCGGCCGCGGCCGAGCCGGTCTTCCTGGCCCTGCGCACCTGGCGGGCGGAGACGGCGAAGGAGCAGGGCGTCCCGGCGTACGTCGTCTTCCACGACGCGACGCTGCGGGAGATCGCGACGCTGCTGCCCGGCACGGTGGAGGAGCTGGGCACCGTCGGCGGCGTCGGCGAGGCCAAACTCGCCAAGTACGCCGAGGGCGTCCTGGACACTCTGGCGTCGTGTGACGCCGGTGCGCCCGGCCCCGCCTCCGCACGCCCGTCCGAGTCCGGCGCTCCGACTCGCCCAGGTCCGGCGCACCCGGCGTCCTCGGCGTCCTCGGCGTCCTCGGCGGCGGCCCGGTCCGCCGCACCGGAGGACGACGAACCCCCCTTCGACCTGGACGAGATGGATCCGCCGCCGTGGGACGAGGACGGGCGGTAG
- a CDS encoding 5'-nucleotidase, with the protein MRYDLSERLVIGIASSALFDLSDCDAVFREQGEDAYRAHQETHVDDVLAKGVAFPFVRRLLSLNDLADPADPLVEVIILSRNDPDSGLRVMRSIAAHGLPISRAVFRQGRSAHRFMRALNMSLFLSADGADVRQAVAEGLPAGHVLQTARVDDESDRELRIAFDFDGVLASDSSERIFQNAGIDGFRAHEVLNAATPHDPGPLSEFLAGINRIQRREEDRRREDPAYRLRLRVSLVTARDAPAHERAVLSLKRWGLRVNDAFFLGGIDKAAVMSTLDPHIFFDDQVAHLNGTAPATPSVHVPFGVVNTAAPAPAPPSAPG; encoded by the coding sequence ATGAGGTACGACCTGTCCGAGCGGCTGGTGATCGGGATCGCCTCCAGCGCCCTGTTCGACCTGTCCGACTGCGACGCGGTGTTCCGGGAGCAGGGCGAGGACGCGTACCGGGCCCACCAGGAGACCCATGTGGACGACGTCCTGGCCAAGGGCGTGGCCTTCCCCTTCGTCCGGCGCCTGTTGTCGCTGAACGACCTCGCCGATCCCGCGGATCCGCTGGTCGAGGTCATCATCCTGTCGCGCAACGACCCGGACAGCGGGCTGCGCGTCATGCGTTCGATCGCCGCGCACGGCCTGCCCATCAGCCGGGCCGTCTTTCGGCAGGGCCGGTCGGCACACCGGTTCATGCGCGCCCTCAACATGTCCCTGTTCCTGTCGGCCGACGGGGCCGACGTCCGGCAGGCGGTGGCGGAGGGGCTGCCCGCCGGGCACGTGCTGCAGACGGCGCGGGTCGACGACGAGAGCGACCGCGAACTCCGCATCGCCTTCGACTTCGACGGTGTGCTGGCGAGCGATTCCTCCGAGCGCATCTTCCAGAACGCCGGCATCGACGGCTTCCGTGCGCACGAGGTGCTCAACGCGGCCACCCCGCACGATCCGGGCCCCTTGAGCGAGTTCCTCGCGGGCATCAACCGCATCCAGCGCCGCGAGGAGGACAGGCGGCGCGAGGACCCCGCCTACCGGCTGCGGCTCCGGGTGTCCCTGGTCACCGCCCGGGACGCCCCCGCGCACGAGCGTGCCGTGCTGAGCCTGAAGAGGTGGGGGCTGCGGGTCAACGACGCGTTCTTCCTGGGCGGTATCGACAAGGCCGCCGTGATGAGCACCCTCGATCCGCACATCTTCTTCGACGACCAGGTCGCCCACCTGAACGGCACGGCACCGGCCACCCCCAGTGTGCACGTGCCGTTCGGCGTCGTGAACACCGCCGCACCGGCCCCCGCACCCCCGTCCGCCCCCGGGTGA
- the tsaD gene encoding tRNA (adenosine(37)-N6)-threonylcarbamoyltransferase complex transferase subunit TsaD — MAGPVVLGIESSCDETGAGIVQDGRLLAHVVASSMDEHARFGGVVPEIAARAHLHSFNPVVREALDRAGLRIGGIDAVAVTTGPGLSGALQVGLAGAKAVAYAAGVPLYGVHHLAGHVAADTLEHGPLPEPCVVLIVSGGHTSLLLVRDLVREPILHLGDTLDDAAGECFDKVARILGLPYPGGPAIDRAARDGDPQAVAFPRPLTRPSDDPYAFSFSGLKTAAARWVEQHTRSGEAVPVADGAAALQEAVADVLTRKALAACRAYGVRTLIVVGGVAANSRVRALAEKRCASAGIELRVPPMTLCTDNGAMIAAVGALLVRSGAEPAPLDVSIDPSAPLKYAALTPRARPAVRAA, encoded by the coding sequence ATGGCCGGACCGGTGGTACTGGGGATCGAGTCGTCGTGCGACGAGACCGGGGCGGGCATCGTGCAGGACGGCAGACTGCTGGCCCACGTGGTGGCGTCGAGCATGGACGAGCACGCCCGCTTCGGCGGCGTGGTGCCGGAGATCGCCGCCCGTGCCCACCTGCACTCCTTCAACCCGGTGGTCCGGGAAGCTCTCGACCGGGCCGGGCTGCGGATCGGCGGGATCGACGCCGTCGCGGTCACCACCGGCCCCGGGCTGTCCGGGGCACTCCAGGTCGGGCTGGCCGGGGCGAAGGCCGTGGCCTACGCGGCCGGGGTGCCGCTGTACGGAGTCCACCACCTGGCCGGGCACGTCGCCGCCGACACCCTGGAGCACGGCCCGCTGCCCGAGCCGTGCGTAGTGCTGATCGTCTCCGGCGGCCACACCTCGCTGCTGCTCGTACGGGACCTCGTGCGCGAGCCGATCCTCCACCTCGGCGACACCCTCGACGACGCGGCCGGGGAGTGCTTCGACAAGGTCGCCAGGATCCTGGGCCTGCCGTATCCGGGCGGCCCCGCCATCGACCGGGCCGCCCGGGACGGTGATCCGCAGGCCGTGGCGTTCCCGCGCCCGCTGACCCGGCCCTCCGACGACCCGTACGCGTTCTCCTTCTCCGGTCTCAAGACGGCCGCCGCCCGCTGGGTCGAGCAGCACACCCGGAGCGGCGAGGCGGTACCCGTCGCCGACGGCGCGGCCGCCCTCCAGGAGGCCGTGGCCGACGTGCTCACCCGCAAGGCGCTCGCGGCCTGCCGCGCGTACGGCGTCAGGACGCTGATCGTGGTCGGGGGCGTGGCGGCGAACTCGCGCGTCCGCGCCCTCGCGGAGAAGCGGTGCGCCTCGGCGGGGATCGAGCTGCGGGTCCCGCCCATGACGCTGTGCACCGACAACGGCGCGATGATCGCCGCCGTCGGCGCCCTTCTGGTCCGCTCCGGTGCCGAGCCGGCGCCCCTCGACGTGTCGATCGACCCGTCCGCGCCCCTGAAGTACGCCGCCCTCACCCCGCGCGCCCGGCCGGCGGTACGGGCCGCCTGA
- a CDS encoding NIPSNAP family protein, with the protein MPPIDPARHLAVIELRQYTLRPGRRDGLIDLFDRELVESQEEQGMVVLGQFRDLDDPDRFVWLRGFPDMAARHDALTSFYGGPVWARHRTEANAAMTDSDDVLLLRPLTEGSGFHAAPAERPRPGTPAPERLVSATVWSFPPGRSFGAGLIREGLLPLLRGTGAAPLAAYATETAPNTFSRLPVRTGENAVVVLSSHPGEDAHRRHLAALRAHRVAREEVLPALEREQASAPRTLRLAPTGRSLIS; encoded by the coding sequence GTGCCGCCCATCGACCCGGCCCGCCACCTCGCCGTGATCGAGCTCCGCCAGTACACGCTGCGTCCCGGCCGCCGCGACGGCCTCATCGATCTCTTCGACCGGGAGCTGGTCGAATCGCAGGAGGAGCAGGGGATGGTCGTCCTCGGCCAATTCCGCGACCTCGACGACCCGGACCGCTTCGTCTGGCTGCGCGGCTTCCCCGACATGGCGGCACGGCACGACGCGCTCACGTCCTTCTACGGCGGCCCCGTCTGGGCGCGGCACCGTACCGAGGCCAATGCCGCCATGACCGACTCCGACGACGTCCTCCTCCTGCGCCCCCTGACGGAGGGCAGCGGCTTTCATGCCGCCCCAGCCGAGCGGCCGCGCCCCGGGACCCCGGCGCCCGAGCGCCTGGTGTCCGCGACGGTGTGGTCCTTCCCGCCCGGACGGAGCTTCGGGGCCGGGCTGATCAGAGAGGGCCTCCTCCCGCTGCTCCGCGGCACCGGAGCGGCGCCGCTCGCCGCGTACGCCACCGAGACGGCACCCAACACCTTTTCCCGGCTGCCGGTCCGCACCGGGGAGAACGCGGTCGTGGTCCTCAGCTCCCACCCCGGTGAGGACGCTCATCGGCGGCACCTGGCCGCCCTGCGCGCACATCGCGTCGCACGGGAGGAAGTGCTGCCGGCGCTGGAGCGGGAACAGGCGTCCGCTCCTCGGACCCTGCGCCTCGCACCCACCGGCCGTTCGCTCATCTCCTGA
- a CDS encoding YafY family protein, with amino-acid sequence MSAGRLLSVLLLLQSRGRLSARAIAEELGVSVRTAYRDVERLQGAGIPVYAEPGRAGGYRLLDGYRTRLTGISEGEARALLFAGLPDAAADLGLAEEVSAARLKLLAALPAGPREEAARTAAVFHVDAPGWYREPERTPYLPLFVDATLTRRVMQVRYRRWRAPQEVSRRLHPYGLVLKSGVWYVVAATEDAAAPSPTTATYRVAQVLDATLGDERFDRPREFELGAYWASYLADFRARRYTGTATIRLSPRGRLRLPDNVAPEVVRAVDATATAVGGEGWVEAVVPTESTAHACGELLRLGADVEVVAPAELRRAMTDTVGSLARTYGLTGPA; translated from the coding sequence ATGTCTGCCGGTCGCCTCCTGTCGGTCCTGCTGTTGCTGCAATCGCGCGGCCGCTTGTCCGCACGGGCGATCGCCGAGGAGTTGGGCGTGTCCGTGCGGACGGCCTACCGTGACGTGGAACGGCTGCAGGGCGCCGGGATACCGGTGTACGCGGAGCCCGGGCGCGCGGGCGGCTACCGGTTGCTCGACGGCTATCGCACCCGCCTGACCGGTATCAGCGAGGGTGAGGCGCGGGCGTTGCTCTTCGCCGGGCTGCCGGACGCGGCCGCCGATCTGGGGCTCGCGGAGGAGGTGTCGGCGGCGCGGCTGAAGCTGCTGGCCGCGCTGCCTGCGGGGCCGCGGGAGGAGGCGGCGCGGACGGCGGCGGTGTTCCATGTGGACGCCCCGGGCTGGTACCGGGAGCCCGAGCGGACCCCGTACCTGCCGCTGTTCGTCGACGCGACGCTCACCCGGCGGGTCATGCAGGTGCGCTACCGGCGCTGGCGCGCACCGCAGGAGGTCTCCCGCCGTCTGCACCCCTACGGCCTGGTCCTCAAGTCCGGCGTCTGGTACGTCGTGGCCGCCACGGAGGACGCAGCGGCGCCGTCCCCGACGACGGCGACCTACCGGGTCGCCCAGGTCCTCGACGCGACACTGGGCGACGAACGCTTCGACCGGCCGCGGGAGTTCGAGCTGGGCGCCTACTGGGCCTCCTACCTCGCGGACTTCCGGGCGCGCCGCTACACGGGGACGGCCACGATCCGGCTGTCCCCGCGGGGACGCCTGCGCCTGCCCGACAACGTCGCACCGGAGGTGGTGCGGGCGGTGGACGCCACCGCGACCGCCGTCGGCGGGGAGGGATGGGTGGAAGCGGTCGTACCGACGGAGAGCACCGCGCACGCGTGCGGCGAACTGCTCCGACTCGGCGCGGACGTGGAGGTCGTCGCACCGGCCGAACTGCGCCGGGCCATGACCGACACCGTGGGATCGCTCGCCCGGACGTACGGCCTCACCGGCCCGGCCTGA
- a CDS encoding copper resistance CopC/CopD family protein has product MPSGSSSARRPSTVLALLAALCALLLGGAGPACAHAGLSGSDPGDGAVLTVDPRYVTLTFTESVGFVEDSLRVLSPRNERVNPRPAQHVDRKENTARVELSDDLPRGTYTVAWRVVSADGHPISGAFTFSLGEPSETSAVLVAGSPDGTAVGRLYGIFRYVAYSGMALLVGTAAVVLVCRPAAGAARPVRRLLVIGWTALAASTVALVLLRGPYETADAVTSVFDPAQLTRTVSGRPGGALVARLALLVLAAVLLKRSASRLGLLDDAPPARGPSARLRLACVLLAVALAFTWASAEHASTGLQVALAMPVAVVHLLAMGVWLGGLFTLLLLLRSRAPGGPAIPAAGIGRFSRLARTAVAVLVGTGAYQSWRQVGSWEALTTTSYGKTLVVKTVVVVLTLWVASFSRRWTARLVREAATGRTPTPALPERVPAAHTVGATSSPAGTGPGPASAAPERDRRGDEPEPPAQEAGTERRGLRRTVAVEAALGVLILAITTLLTGTQPGRAAEGGSPAASAEEPRVKVVTVPFDMGKPHHRGTVQITLTPGQVGENTVEAVVFTADGGLAAVPELRLTLTQDDLGIGPLDARLKNQKGYWAAYDLQIPMPGEWILNITVRTTDIDQVTVRESVRVTPVPR; this is encoded by the coding sequence ATGCCCAGTGGATCATCTTCCGCAAGGAGGCCGTCGACCGTCCTGGCGCTGCTCGCCGCCCTGTGCGCGCTGCTCCTCGGCGGGGCCGGACCGGCCTGCGCGCATGCCGGGCTGAGCGGATCCGACCCCGGCGACGGCGCCGTCCTCACCGTGGACCCCCGGTACGTCACGCTCACCTTCACGGAGTCGGTGGGCTTCGTCGAAGACTCGCTGCGGGTGCTGTCGCCGCGGAACGAGCGGGTGAACCCCCGCCCGGCGCAGCATGTGGACCGCAAGGAGAACACCGCCCGGGTGGAGCTGTCCGACGACCTGCCCCGGGGCACCTACACGGTGGCCTGGAGGGTCGTCTCCGCCGACGGCCACCCGATCTCCGGCGCGTTCACCTTCTCTCTCGGAGAGCCGTCCGAGACGTCGGCGGTGCTGGTGGCGGGATCGCCTGACGGCACGGCGGTCGGCCGCCTGTACGGCATCTTCCGCTACGTCGCCTACAGCGGTATGGCCCTCCTCGTCGGAACTGCCGCGGTCGTCCTCGTGTGCAGGCCCGCGGCGGGCGCGGCCCGTCCGGTGCGCAGGCTGCTGGTGATCGGGTGGACGGCTCTGGCGGCGTCCACGGTGGCCCTGGTGCTGCTGCGCGGCCCGTACGAGACGGCCGACGCGGTGACGTCGGTGTTCGACCCCGCCCAGCTGACCCGCACCGTCTCCGGGAGGCCCGGCGGCGCGCTCGTCGCACGGCTCGCGCTCCTGGTCCTCGCCGCGGTGCTGCTGAAGCGGTCGGCCTCGCGGCTCGGCCTCCTCGACGACGCGCCACCGGCCCGCGGTCCCTCCGCCCGGCTCCGCCTGGCCTGTGTGCTCCTGGCTGTGGCCCTCGCCTTCACCTGGGCCTCGGCGGAACACGCATCCACCGGCCTCCAGGTGGCGTTGGCCATGCCGGTCGCCGTCGTACACCTCCTGGCCATGGGGGTGTGGCTGGGCGGTCTGTTCACGCTGCTGCTCCTCCTGCGCAGCCGGGCACCCGGCGGTCCGGCCATCCCGGCGGCCGGGATCGGCCGCTTCTCCCGGCTCGCTCGCACTGCTGTCGCCGTCCTGGTGGGCACCGGGGCGTACCAGTCCTGGCGGCAAGTCGGGTCCTGGGAGGCGCTGACCACCACCTCGTACGGCAAGACCCTGGTCGTGAAGACGGTTGTCGTGGTCCTGACGCTGTGGGTCGCCTCCTTCTCCCGCCGCTGGACCGCCCGCCTGGTCCGCGAGGCGGCGACCGGGCGGACGCCGACCCCGGCCCTTCCCGAGCGGGTTCCCGCCGCTCACACGGTCGGCGCAACCTCGTCTCCGGCGGGTACGGGGCCCGGACCCGCGTCCGCCGCGCCGGAGCGGGACCGGCGGGGCGACGAACCGGAACCGCCCGCACAGGAGGCCGGAACCGAGCGGCGCGGCCTGCGCCGCACGGTCGCGGTCGAGGCCGCACTCGGTGTCCTGATCCTGGCGATCACCACGCTGCTCACGGGTACCCAGCCCGGCCGAGCCGCCGAAGGGGGGAGCCCGGCGGCCTCCGCGGAGGAGCCGCGGGTGAAGGTGGTCACGGTCCCCTTCGACATGGGAAAGCCGCATCACCGCGGCACGGTGCAGATCACACTGACCCCTGGTCAGGTCGGCGAGAACACGGTCGAAGCCGTCGTCTTCACCGCCGACGGCGGTCTCGCCGCAGTCCCGGAACTCCGCCTCACCCTCACCCAGGACGACCTCGGGATCGGCCCCCTGGACGCCCGGCTCAAGAACCAGAAGGGGTACTGGGCTGCTTATGACCTGCAGATCCCCATGCCCGGTGAGTGGATCCTGAACATCACGGTGCGCACCACCGACATCGACCAGGTGACCGTGCGCGAGAGCGTCCGCGTCACGCCGGTGCCGAGGTGA